The Chloroflexaceae bacterium genome has a segment encoding these proteins:
- a CDS encoding PH domain-containing protein encodes MAYLEHLLGRGEQILYVARQHLFVLIANIVTELALIALLVAAGMASHMAFDTSTLTFGGITASNLILLICVGISLAVLFSSFLDFLRWNNEQHVVTDRRLLQVQGVLSKRVNDVALEKINEVTLHQSFTGRLLNFGTVTVFTASGDPGVNVLDRIESPLAFQRALLEARRQLEQNYRFFDRIYRAAPAPIASAPAEVQRTLEELAALRDRGILSIDEFEARKRELLSRRR; translated from the coding sequence ATGGCCTACCTTGAACATCTGCTCGGTCGCGGGGAGCAGATACTCTACGTCGCCCGCCAGCATCTCTTCGTCCTGATCGCCAATATCGTGACCGAACTGGCGCTGATCGCCTTGCTCGTCGCCGCCGGTATGGCCTCGCATATGGCCTTTGATACTAGCACGCTCACCTTCGGCGGCATCACCGCCAGCAACCTGATCCTGCTGATCTGCGTCGGCATCAGCCTGGCGGTGTTGTTCAGCAGTTTCCTCGACTTTCTGCGCTGGAATAATGAACAGCACGTCGTGACCGACCGGCGCCTGCTCCAGGTGCAGGGAGTGCTGAGCAAACGGGTGAATGACGTGGCGCTGGAGAAGATCAACGAGGTCACGTTGCACCAGAGTTTCACCGGGCGCCTGCTGAACTTCGGCACAGTCACGGTCTTTACGGCTTCAGGCGATCCGGGCGTCAATGTCCTTGATCGCATCGAGTCGCCGCTGGCCTTCCAACGGGCGCTGCTCGAAGCCAGGCGCCAGTTGGAGCAGAACTACCGTTTCTTCGACCGCATCTATCGCGCTGCCCCGGCGCCCATCGCCTCCGCGCCGGCCGAGGTGCAGCGCACGCTGGAAGAACTGGCCGCGCTACGTGACCGCGGCATTCTCTCGATTGACGAGTTTGAGGCCCGCAAGCGCGAGTTGTTGAGCCGGCGGCGGTGA
- a CDS encoding purine-nucleoside phosphorylase: protein MEVYDRIEQARARIAERLALTPRVGLILGSGLGALADALEQAVVIPYQDIPGFHQPKVAGHRGELAVGLLSGQPVAALRGRFHFYEGYTMQEVTFPVRVLRALGCDTLIVTNAAGGLRPDWQVGDIMRISDQIFLPGMAGHHPLIGPNDDRLGPRFPAMVGAFDDELAALARAVAAEQGTPLREGVYCMVAGPSFESAAELRLLRALGADAVGMSTAPEVVVAHHGGMRILGLSLITNLALPDGPPANHEEVLAAGEQARPRFAALIQGVLARMT from the coding sequence ATGGAGGTTTATGATCGCATCGAACAGGCGCGGGCGAGGATCGCCGAGCGGCTGGCGCTCACGCCGCGGGTCGGCCTGATCCTCGGCTCGGGGCTGGGCGCGCTGGCTGATGCCCTGGAGCAGGCTGTTGTCATACCCTACCAGGACATTCCCGGGTTTCACCAGCCGAAGGTGGCGGGCCATCGCGGCGAGCTGGCGGTGGGCTTGCTGAGCGGCCAGCCGGTGGCGGCGCTCCGCGGGCGCTTCCACTTCTACGAAGGCTATACAATGCAAGAGGTGACCTTCCCGGTGCGCGTGCTGCGCGCTCTGGGATGCGACACGCTCATTGTCACCAATGCCGCGGGCGGGCTGCGTCCCGACTGGCAGGTCGGCGATATTATGCGCATCAGCGACCAGATCTTTCTGCCGGGTATGGCCGGCCACCATCCCCTGATTGGCCCGAACGACGACCGACTCGGGCCGCGCTTCCCAGCAATGGTCGGGGCCTTCGACGACGAGTTAGCGGCGCTGGCCCGCGCCGTCGCCGCGGAGCAGGGAACGCCATTGCGCGAAGGGGTATACTGTATGGTAGCCGGGCCGAGTTTCGAGAGCGCCGCCGAGTTGCGCCTGCTGCGCGCCCTCGGCGCCGACGCGGTGGGAATGTCCACCGCTCCCGAGGTGGTGGTGGCGCACCACGGCGGCATGCGCATCCTGGGCCTCTCGCTGATCACCAATCTGGCCCTGCCTGATGGCCCGCCGGCCAATCACGAGGAAGTGCTCGCCGCTGGCGAGCAGGCGCGGCCCCGCTTCGCCGCGCTGATCCAGGGGGTGCTGGCGAGGATGACCTGA